The region AGTGACTGCCGTTCAGAGGATTACTGACTGTGAAGCGTTCTCCCTGGGCATAGATAATATAGACATTGGTCCCGTTGATCGCGCTGAGCTGGTATCCCCATTCAGGATTGGTATCACACGGGATCTGCACAGTGTGGGATTCATCCGCAGAAGGTACATCGAGGGCCAGAGCAATATAAGACGGAGGCCATGAGACAAAGTTCCAGAGATAGAGACTGAAGTATGAGGGGTCTGTGTCGACCGTGGTCCATTTCACAGTGATAGTGGATCCGGCAGCAAAAGTCGAATTAGCCGTCGGCTCGGTGATGCTGATGGCGGCCGCCAAAGAATCAAAAAGTATTGCAAAGACCGTAAAGCAGATACTGGAACGCATCTTGATCAAAGATATGAATGAATGACTAGGTGATTGGTGATAATGGGAAGGGACAGTGAATGAGCGACTGGGGTAAGTTGAGATGCCGATCAAGATCAGCACACACCGTGCATGTGCGGTAAATTTATAACATTATAAAGGGTTCACCCAACATTCACTTCTCCGGAAATTATCGCTCCGCAAGAACCAGCTAATTGGTCGCGTTCCAGATATCAATTGGGCTAGTGACTTGGGCCTTTGCGAGGAACCAATAAGTGGAACTCATTGGCTGTGCCTTACGCCAAGTGGCTATGGGCTGCGGTCTAGTAAACTGATAGTGAGCCAGCTGAAGCCGTAAGCCGTACTATCCTGACAGTCTTCGCAAATGAATCTGTAAGACTCGAAAGAAACTCCGATAGGTATAAAATTGCTGAATAGAGTTCGCCATAGTCTAGAGGTAggaggaaacagaagaagcttaCCTCTTCGCCGAATAACTTCTCTTCTGATAAGCCTACTCATTGAATTAGCTATCGTCCCGTAAATCTGCTTCAGGGGCTTTACGGTCAGTCCAAGTGACGCTGTAGTGGTCTCCGCTTTGCATAGCTTATGAGATTTTCGAGTATGTGTCGCTGATGCCTTCTAACCGCAGAACTTTTGGATGAAATTGTAAGAGTCCGTGTCGGGTAAGCATAGTCCAACTGGGTCAGCAGGCCGACTATGCTCAGACCGTGCCCGAATTGCTCCTATAAAGCTTAGTTAGTTCGTTTGTGACAGAAATAGAACATTTTACGAGTAAGAGTTTTCCCCAAACTGAACGCTCCCTTTGTGTTATGCAGTTGCATAATGTGACTGTTAGGAATAATCCAGAGCTCGCTTTTGCCATATGCTTCATAGGAAAGAGATGTATGCAGGTCTATCAGTCTCTTCTGCGTTCTCTGAGGGTAGGTGTAACAAGCCAGCAAGAGGGCGATCTCTTCTGGCATATCAAAGGCACTTTGGCACTAATGGTGAGTTTTACCAATGAGCATAGTTCTATAATTTTACTGGCACTGGTATTGTGACAGCCGGATGAGAACTCACCTCACGAGTCAACATCCAGCACCTCGTTTGACGGGAATATCGTTTATATATATCGGATCGTATAAGGCGTCATATATGGCATATCTAGATCCCTTTAGAAAGTCCTTGAAGCTATAAATCGAATACACAAAACCATACCAAGAATGTTGAAACCTTCGATATGTTTCGTAAATAATTGACCCTAGTAAGCGCCGCGACAGCTCGCGCAATAATTCATCATATGTATATCGTTGTAGTTCTAGTTTATTATTTCAAGAGATAATCAAGGTTGTCTTGTGAATATCCTCTACTAACTACGTTATACTACAAGAATTGACTATCAGGTTATATCCAGATCTGCGAGTATGTGTCCGTGGATATGTGGAGCTGGATAGCACGTGCGTTGTCGCAGCCGTCGACTGTCTACTTCTTTATAGGGAAGCCATCATGTTTGGCAGAATAGCAAATATACCATTAGCTTTAGCTACAGCACAAGAAGAATCAGAAGGAATTCGATTCATGGAGCAATTGCAACACGATCGGTCCCTATCGAATTCTAAAAGCAGCCAATGTAGAGAAAGGATACCAAGCAGTTTCGACTCATTCAGTGATCtctacagcagctccaataTTCCTTTACACCATGTTAGTAGGAATCTTGAAGAACTATAGGCTGTTTATATTCAAGTGCCTACCCAATGGTTAAACCAATATGGATACTGCGGCTGCTTTAGTGATTCGAAGGCTTTCCAATAGTATGGGTGTACTTACCCAGTTATTGCCATGCCAACGATCGCAATCAGGTCTATGACGCCAGTCCCAGTGACCCCAGCAAGAGTACTCTCGGTCCTGTGCATATGCTCCAGACAGCAGCAAGACAGACACTGCTATAATAGTGGAGAACCTCATGATGGGTGGCTTTAGTAAGATCTGACCTTAGGTGCCGAACAAGTGGAGGATGTATGAAGAGTTATAACAGAGAATCGGATCTTGGGGGCGAGGAGGGCCTATTTATAATTATTGAGTCTTAAATACCTAGCAATTCGCCAATTATCTTGGCCTTATGAGAAGAGAACGTCTAGACTGTCCATTTTCATAGATGATCAGTAGACATTGACAGACCCGTGGGCAAGAAACGGTTGCAGGCAATGGGCAGAGAGCTCTAGCTGCTGGCCATCCATGTCCAGGTCTAACAATAGTTAGATTTGTAAGGAAATCACGAGGAATAGGTAGGCTAACTAGGACTATCCATGGCACTGGTACATTTTATTGTATCAAACGACGTCAAAACTTAGTGATTACTTTGGAAGCTACTTGCAGCCGCCAGCCGCATTGAGAAAAACATAACCTTTACTTTAGCAATCACGTCGTCCGTGCTAGAGTTACTAGGTATGAGGTAGTACTATTATCAAACAATAAACAGAACTCTTCTCTCTTGAAGTTAATGACAGTGAACATCTTCATACATGTTTTGGGATCGCAGGTTCCCATAAACTGCCCAGAGCAGGAGACTTGAAGTTCTCGGTCAGTGAAGTCATGATACAAAACATTCGAGCATCTGATGATTCTCTTGGTTGCAGCTTTTTAGCTTTGTCTTCAGTTGCTTCATTGGATATCGTCATTATCCAACGCGGAAAGAACACGACTACGTGTAGGAAGACAAAACTTGGTCGGCATAGAATTAAGTTTGCGAATATTACGCTTTCAACTTCACGTTAGGTTTTAGAACAAGGCTTCCCACCAGGCAGTGACCTGCCAGAGGCTAACCACAGAATAGAAAACCTTTAGATATATTTTTAAGTTTTTTAAGCGAGACAGCTCTAAACCTTGTTCTGCGTACATTCAGGCACTTTATTAAATGTCATAGTGTCTGAACAATCTTGAAATCTCTACTAGACTAAGGTAAGTTTGATTGGTTCGGGGAGGGGGACTTGCCGGGCAATTCGTAGTACAACGACAGAGGGTAGATGGTAGCGTGATCACGAAATATACTTTCGTGTATTAGAGGTAAATACAAAGACCACAAGCAAGAGTTTAGCTGGCGGTTGATTACTGTGCTGCAAGCATAGGCCCCTTTATGGCTGAATAACCCTCCCTAGGCCAGGCCAGGGGATCCGGACGGACGGGAATCATTCGAGGGGGCCTTTAAAAAGGCTGGCAGTTTTCACCGTCGATATCTACAGCTGACGGAGAGCAGATTAGTCAAGTAACCTAACagactttttttttagcaTTGACACCTACGCCAAGGTGTTTCACGTTATCATCACGATCCAGGTCGTCCTCCTGGGCTTTCGGTATGTTGCTTGAAAACCTGACCAGTGTCACGAGTATTATGGTATGGCTGACAAGGTAGTATACAATAGCCATAAACTTCCTATAGGACTGGAAGTTGCCGTTGCCATGTTTGATGTTTTCAATTGCAAATCCGCGAACCTTACACTCCAaccatcttctctcctcgTACGGGTAAACCATACCCACGGATAGGCACTTAACCGATACAAAAATTGATATAATTATAGGAGAAATCATAGGGCAACATGAAAAATAACTCCATTATGACATGTAAAGCATAAGTAATAGGCAAACAAGAATAGAAGAACAAGTAACGGTGCCAGATCGCTTTGGAAAGCATAATACGCTACTGTAAAAAATGCTGATCCGCCGTTCAGCGTACAACTAATGAGGAGAATAATGATATGAGCAAGATAGCGTGATGCCCCACGCCCATGCGGGGGTCTCGACAGCCTGCATATTTGAAATATCCGAACGTACGGCATGGCTCTAATTGAACATGGTAGGTGTCTGATGGAGGTCAGACACTGGTGCCAACACCTTTGGAGAGAACGTTACCTCAGCTTTTCCACCATCAGGCGTAAGTCTGGAGCAACCTaggatgatggcctgttCTACGAAATTCCGTAGGTACTCGGTGCGCTGGCCCACTGGGTTACCAAAAAATGAAAGATCAATTACTATAATGTCATTCTGTGTACATACTATATACAATAATTAATGCAATATTTTATATAAAGGCGTAGATACTGCTTTCTCAACCTAAATAAGTTATTTTTAGTGAGTTGGATCAGGCCAACATTATAAACTGTCAATCAAAGGCGGTTTACTGAGGGTCAAAACCTGCCCCAACGCACAATTGAAACAAGCCAAGCTAACACGTGCACTCCAAGAGCAGCCATTAAAGAAACCCGTGCCTCCATACTTAGAAACTCTCATATAGTTTAAGAGCTATGTTGGCTGACTTCATCTTTCTTCAAACTTTCATATAGATGCCTCATTAGACACTTCGTAAATGTCCAGAGGTACCGTTTATCTCTTTAGATGAGTTGTAAGAGGGATAGAAGTTGCAGAAAGTACATAGGAAGggctgaaaaaaaaatgcaaTTGCGGACTTTTTACGCACATGCCTTGTAGAATGTTAGTGCTCTGCCCTTTTACCCACTAGGTCAAGATGTCAGGACCAGAAATACAGCCCAAATTGTCGTTCAAGTCAGATCTGGTGACCTGTCTCGTAGTTAGCAGTGATTCTTCGAAGCGGGTGTGAGAGATATACCACCAACCGATCCCCCTCTCAGAGAATGGAATGTTCAGAATGCTACGCTATGCGCATATTAGGGAGCCACGGAGTCTATAATTCTAGGACAGATGAAAAAGAAGCGAGGAAAGGACTGCTATCAAAGAGCTTGTCAAGAATCGTCGTTGTCCGGCACAGAATATCGCTCTCAAGAGAAACGTTGGCAATGCTGGCGCTGCTAAGAGTTGCGGGCAGTATTCTGTGACTTATGGATAGCCCTTTCTGGCTAATATTAGGAAGACTTAGTCGTGGTGTTGTAGCTATATTTCTTGTCGTGATCTCCTTAAACGGACTCGGTATAGCGGCGTTGCTGAATAGAGCGGGATCCTTTTTCATAACATTCACCCTAGCAGCATCACCTCCAAACAACAGATTGCGAGAAATTGACTAGAAAGTGCTAATTGCAAAGCAAATGGGACAAAAAGGTTGAAAAGCCAAGATATCACGCTCATATTCCGAACTGCAATGGCTATGACCGCTTGCTGGAGACATCCACCTTGGTGGTAACTTGGATGCCCTGTGACGAAGGCTCTATTATTTCCTCTATATCAGGACTAGAGCTGCAGCGAGCTGTTTGGTAACTCTCATTACGGCCTTTAGACCACGAGGCCCCATAGTCAACCAAATCAACGGCTGATCCGCTCTCTCGAGGGGTGCTCGTCTTGTTTGGGCCGGTGCTGTTGTTTGTGCGCGATGCCATTGATGACCATATTGAGTTATCACGACTGCGAAGCGTGAATACCGAGCGAACACTACGGATTAATGACTCAGGGGCTCTACCCCGTGCAAGCAGCGGTCCGTAACAGGGCAGACATGCAGCAATGATTGAACAGTTCGGCTCGAGGATCATGAAAATGAACTGTCGGGACTGGGTTGCTGGGAGCGAAGTAAGTATAAGTCAGTGAAGTCCGCCAGTCTGGGATATCGTGGAGAATAGGGGCACTCACAAACCATGGAGCCATCGGTGGCTACCTGGGAAAGAGACGATCTCAGAAGCACCAGTCGGACAATGGCCGCGACACA is a window of Aspergillus nidulans FGSC A4 chromosome VI DNA encoding:
- a CDS encoding uncharacterized protein (transcript_id=CADANIAT00009802), whose amino-acid sequence is MRFSTIIAVSVLLLSGAYAQDREYSCWGHWDWRHRPDCDRWHGNNWFFKIPTNMV